The Triticum aestivum cultivar Chinese Spring chromosome 3A, IWGSC CS RefSeq v2.1, whole genome shotgun sequence genome includes a region encoding these proteins:
- the LOC123062571 gene encoding aspartic proteinase PCS1: protein MPPPLLVFACLVLVVLLGAPWPSGAGARPQLFALRARQMPARALPRQPSKLRFHHNVSLTVSLVVGTPPQNVTMVLDTGSELSWLLCAPAGGARNRYNATSFRPRASATFAAVPCASAQCRSRDLPSPPACDGASSRCSVSLSYADGSSSDGALATDVFAVGGGPPLRAAFGCMASAFDSSPDGVASAGLLGMNRGALSFVSQASTRRFSYCISDRDDAGVLLLGHSDLPTFLPLNYTPLYQPALPLPYFDRVAYSVQLLGIRVGAKHLPIPASVLAPDHTGAGQTMVDSGTQFTFLLGDAYSALKAEFTRQARPLLPALDDPGFAFQEAFDTCFRVPQGRTPPAARLPSVTLLFNGAEMAVAGERLLYKVPGERRGGDGVWCLTFGNADMVPIMAYVIGHHHQMNVWVEYDLERGRVGLAPVRCDVASERLGLML from the coding sequence ATGCCTCCCCCGCTGCTCGTCTTCGCTTGCCTCGTCCTGGTCGTCCTGCTTGGCGCGCCATGGCCGTCCGGGGCGGGGGCGAGGCCGCAGCTTTTCGCGCTGCGGGCGCGCCAGATGCCGGCCAGGGCGCTGCCGCGGCAGCCCAGCAAGCTGCGGTTCCACCACAACGTCAGCCTCACCGTCTCGCTCGTCGTCGGCACGCCGCCGCAGAACGTCACCATGGTGCTCGACACCGGCAGCGAGCTGTCCTGGCTGCTCTgcgcgccggcgggcggcgccagGAACAGGTACAACGCGACGTCCTTTCGTCCGAGggcctcggccaccttcgccgccgTGCCCTGCGCCTCCGCGCAGTGCCGCTCCCGCGACCTGCCGTCGCCGCCGGCCTGCGACGGGGCGTCGAGCAGGTGCAGCGTGTCGCTCTCCTACGCGGACGGCTCCTCCTCCGACGGCGCGCTCGCGACGgacgtcttcgccgtcggcggcgggcCGCCGCTGCGCGCGGCGTTCGGCTGCATGGCCTCCGCGTTCGACTCCTCCCCGGACGGGGTCGCGAGCGCCGGGCTGCTGGGCATGAACAGGGGCGCCCTCTCCTTCGTCTCGCAGGCCAGCACCCGCCGCTTCTCCTACTGCATCTCCGACCGCGACGACGCCGGCGTGCTGCTCCTCGGCCACAGCGACCTGCCCACCTTCCTCCCGCTCAACTACACGCCCCTGTACCAGCCGGCGTTGCCGCTCCCCTACTTCGACCGCGTCGCCTACTCCGTCCAGCTCCTGGGCATCCGCGTCGGCGCCAAGCACCTGCCCATCCCGGCGTCGGTGCTCGCGCCGGACCACACCGGGGCGGGGCAGACCATGGTGGACTCCGGCACGCAGTTCACCTTCCTGCTCGGCGACGCCTACTCGGCACTGAAGGCCGAGTTCACGCGACAGGCCAGGCCGCTCCTCCCGGCCCTCGACGACCCCGGCTTCGCGTTCCAGGAGGCGTTCGACACGTGCTTCCGCGTGCCCCAGGGGCGGACCCCGCCGGCGGCGAGGCTGCCGAGCGTGACGCTGCTGTTCAACGGCGCGGAGATGGCGGTGGCGGGGGAGAGGCTGCTGTACAAGGTCCCCGGGgagcggcgcggcggcgacggcgtgtgGTGCCTGACGTTCGGCAACGCGGACATGGTGCCCATCATGGCGTACGTGATCGGGCACCACCACCAGATGAACGTGTGGGTGGAGTACGACCTGGAGCGCGGCCGCGTCGGGCTGGCGCCCGTCCGCTGCGACGTGGCCAGCGAGCGCCTCGGCCTCATGCTCTGA